A window of Zingiber officinale cultivar Zhangliang chromosome 5A, Zo_v1.1, whole genome shotgun sequence contains these coding sequences:
- the LOC121979932 gene encoding probable disease resistance protein At1g52660: MACINLNLDINVNHCLSGLWTSLRQGRPKSGIENLKKEMQNLSDKRDDMKSSIDQAELEGRIPTKQVNQWLLDMETLEGQVADIEKDFQSMSCFSFHCFNQTRTGGMSQAQQAGDQVPIREPSNYYSIIRRVSKMLGEANKLMDRAKGLDPIAKVQPQEPIVMLPISDQPPIGIESYVKDISSCINGGEGNVIGIYGMGGVGKTTLLNSIQQHYYRNQSIFDCFIWVVASKDCKLKKLQMDIAKSQGLKTLEESDEEQTCGNKLFIYLKKRNCLLFLDDIWEHLDLRLLGMAHSASRQGQQRKVVVFTTRSETVCTQMKAQKKIKVRCLDPNQAWQLFLGNSDVDILRSDKEINSYAKQLAKECAGLPRALITVAQAMLGNKPLVVWKDALQQITNNHEWTTNGHSEDSLIMHKARKLSCYILENDFMMMQETLGNFAIYIRIILIFCILGF; the protein is encoded by the exons ATGGCATGCATCAACCTAAATCTGGACATTAACGTCAACCATTGCCTGAGCGGGCTGTGGACATCGCTAAGGCAGGGTAGGCCAAAGTCTGGCATCGAGaatttgaaaaaggaaatgcaaaaTTTGAGCGACAAAAGGGACGACATGAAGAGCTCAATCGACCAGGCGGAGCTCGAGGGGAGAATTCCGACCAAGCAAGTGAACCAGTGGCTGCTGGACATGGAGACGTTGGAAGGCCAAGTGGCTGATATCGAGAAGGATTTCCAAAGCATGA GTTGCTTCAGTTTCCATTGCTTCAATCAAACTCGAACTGGCGGCATGAGTCAAGCACAGCAAGCAGGAGATCAGGTCCCTATCAGAGAGCCATCGAACTACTACTCCATCATCCGAAGAGTGTCGAAGATGCTCGGCGAGGCTAATAAATTGATGGACCGAGCTAAAGGTCTGGATCCGATTGCCAAAGTTCAGCCTCAGGAACCCATCGTGATGCTTCCGATCTCAGACCAACCACCAATTGGGATTGAGTCGTATGTTAAAGACATTTCGAGCTGCATTAATGGTGGAGAAGGCAACGTCATAGGCATCTACGGAATGGGTGGTGTCGGTAAGACCACCCTGTTGAACAGCATCCAGCAACACTATTATCGTAATCAAAGCATATTTGATTGTTTCATTTGGGTTGTGGCATCCAAAGATTGCAAATTGAAAAAGCTTCAGATGGATATTGCAAAGAGTCAAGGACTAAAGACACTGGAAGAGAGTGACGAAGAACAAACTTGTGGTAACAAGCTGTTTATCTACTTGAAGAAAAGAAACTGCTTGCTGTTTCTCGATGACATTTGGGAACATCTGGATCTTCGATTGTTGGGGATGGCACACTCGGCTTCTAGGCAAGGCCAGCAGCGTAAAGTCGTGGTATTCACAACTCGCAGCGAGACAGTGTgcacacaaatgaaagcacaaaAGAAGATCAAAGTCAGATGCCTGGATCCAAATCAAGCATGGCAACTCTTTCTGGGGAATAGCGACGTGGATATTCTCCGCTCAGATAAAGAAATCAACTCTTATGCCAAACAACTTGCTAAAGAATGTGCAGGTCTTCCTCGAGCTCTTATCACCGTTGCCCAGGCCATGTTAGGGAATAAGCCTTTGGTTGTTTGGAAAGATGCTCTTCAGCAAATAACGAATAACCATGAGTGGACAACCAATGGTCATTCAGAAGATTCACTCATCATGCATAAAGCCCGGAAGCTAAGCTGCTACATTTTAGAAAATGACTTCATGATGATGCAGGAGACTTTGGGTAATTTTGCCATTTATATTCGGATTATTTTAATCTTTTGCATTTTAGGATTTTGA